From the Osmerus eperlanus chromosome 19, fOsmEpe2.1, whole genome shotgun sequence genome, one window contains:
- the upk3b gene encoding uroplakin-3b — MAFLSLTYVVLCLSIQTGMGKIELVDYTPILTPYGLSGKLTTNTATLTQPSCYFDNVTSLLCNSVQCEIWLVSAINEGITNFDADKTNPDIVSLSPYPTAFSSKNYFLTLVGVKMDFPCPPTSATGYFRVGAEGSCSTTNCNGELPVGSTARFKYLLINPSNGTVLAETQWSDDIPLYYMKDPSTINDSLVGRWASMIVIISILCVAVALLLLLLLAMLIYACCCRQEKQTIQNSDSLSIRKYDTHHFRDQVNPAYQGEMEGFSRLKAETPTSSQNPVNLTKLKSGSDNDLPKAKPATEL, encoded by the exons ATGGCATTCCTGTCATTAACCTACGTGGTACTGTGCCTTTCTATCCAGACTGGCATGGGAAAAA TTGAATTGGTGGACTATACTCCTATATTAACACCTTACGGCCTTTCTGGGAAATTGAccacaaacacagccacactgaCACAACCAAGCTGTTACTTTGACAACGTAACCAGTTTGCTCTGCAATTCTGTTCAGTGTGAAATATGGTTGGTGTCGGCAATAAATGAAG GAATAACCAATTTCGATGCCGACAAGACAAATCCAGACATTGTCAGCCTGTCTCCATATCCAACAGCCTTCTCTTCCAAAAACTATTTCCTCACCTTGGTTGGTGTTAAGATGGActttccctgcccccccacctctgCAACAGGCTACTTTAGAGTTGGAGCTGAGGGTAGCTGCTCCACCACCAACTGCAATGGAGAGTTACCTGTTGGTTCAACTGCCAG ATTCAAGTATCTCCTTATCAATCCATCAAATGGGACTGTTCTGGCAGAGACTCAGTGGTCTGACGACATCCCTCTGTACTATA TGAAAGACCCAAGCACTATAAATGACAGCCTTGTAGGAAGGTGGGCATCCATGATAGTCATAATTTCAatcctgtgtgtggctgtggcctTGCTGCTGCTACTACTTCTAGCTATGCTCATTTACGCCTG TTGCTGTCGGCAAGAGAAGCAGACAATCCAAAATTCTGACTCCCTGAGCATCCGCAAATATGACACTCACCACTTTAGGGACCAGGTCAATCCAGCCTATCAGGGCGAGATGGAGGGATTCTCTCGTCTCAAGGCTGAGACTCCCACCAGTAGCCAGAACCCAGTAAACCTCACTAAGCTCAAAAGTGGCTCTGACAATGATCTACCAAAAGCTAAACCTGCCACAGAATTATAG